The Streptomyces sp. NBC_00691 genome has a segment encoding these proteins:
- a CDS encoding enoyl-CoA hydratase/isomerase family protein, translating into MSVRVERDKESGVAVVTLDRAGKHNAITLDMARELGAVWRGFRYEDEVRAIVVTGAGGRAFCTGIDRTAVGNVPQPSSPYTIDDPLLTIGPKANDLWKPVVSAVEGMACGGAFYLLGESEFLVAGEDATFFDPHTTYGMVSAFETVHMAQRMPYGEIARMALMGSAERISARRAYETGLVSELTPPGGALAAACEAAAVVASHPTEAVQGTVRALWSVKEAARAQALAHAPHLVALGNLPPDRQAELFGRRGAGFRTR; encoded by the coding sequence ATGAGCGTCCGGGTCGAGCGGGACAAGGAGTCCGGCGTCGCCGTCGTCACCCTCGACCGGGCCGGGAAGCACAACGCGATCACCCTGGACATGGCCCGCGAACTGGGCGCCGTCTGGCGGGGTTTCCGGTACGAGGACGAGGTCCGCGCGATCGTCGTCACCGGGGCCGGCGGGCGGGCCTTCTGCACCGGCATCGACCGCACCGCCGTGGGGAACGTGCCGCAGCCCTCGTCCCCCTACACGATCGACGACCCGCTCCTCACGATCGGCCCCAAGGCGAACGACCTGTGGAAGCCGGTCGTCTCCGCCGTCGAGGGGATGGCCTGCGGCGGGGCGTTCTACCTGCTCGGCGAGTCGGAGTTCCTGGTCGCGGGGGAGGACGCCACGTTCTTCGACCCGCACACCACGTACGGCATGGTCAGCGCCTTCGAGACCGTCCACATGGCGCAGCGGATGCCGTACGGGGAGATCGCCCGGATGGCCCTGATGGGCAGCGCCGAACGGATCTCGGCCCGGCGGGCGTACGAGACGGGCCTCGTCTCCGAGCTGACCCCGCCCGGCGGCGCGCTGGCCGCCGCGTGCGAGGCCGCCGCGGTCGTCGCGAGCCACCCGACGGAGGCCGTGCAGGGGACGGTCCGGGCGCTCTGGTCGGTGAAGGAGGCCGCCCGGGCCCAGGCCCTGGCGCACGCGCCGCACCTGGTCGCCCTGGGCAACCTGCCGCCGGACCGGCAGGCGGAACTGTTCGGCAGGCGAGGGGCGGGGTTCAGGACGAGGTAG
- a CDS encoding lipid-transfer protein, whose protein sequence is MLKDATAIVGIGQTAFAKQLPETERTLACRAILAALDDAGIEPSEVDGFASYTMEETDEVEVAKAIGAGDVTFFSKVGYGGGGSCATVGHLAAAVATGQASVGVAWRSRKRGSGPRPWKNTTVQLPTPGQWTRPFGLLRPADEIGMLARRYMHEYGATRDHLFNVALACRNRANQNPAAIMYERPLTREMYMTSRWISEPLCLFDNCLETDGALACVIVSAERARDCRQKPVYVHSAAQGLPAQHHGMVNYWNDDPLSGPAWTAARHLWKQADFGPQDVDVAQIYDAFTPLVPLSLEGYGFCGRGEGAAFTEGGALEIGGRLPLNTGGGGLSEAYVHGFNLINEGVKQLRGTSTAQVPDAATCLVTAGEGVPTSAVLLRA, encoded by the coding sequence GTGCTCAAGGACGCCACGGCCATCGTCGGCATAGGTCAGACCGCCTTCGCGAAACAGCTCCCCGAGACGGAGAGGACACTCGCCTGCCGAGCGATCCTCGCCGCCCTCGACGACGCCGGGATCGAACCCTCCGAGGTCGACGGCTTCGCCTCGTACACGATGGAGGAGACCGACGAGGTCGAGGTCGCCAAGGCCATCGGTGCCGGCGACGTCACCTTCTTCTCCAAGGTCGGCTACGGCGGCGGCGGTTCCTGCGCCACCGTCGGCCATCTCGCCGCCGCCGTCGCCACCGGACAGGCGAGCGTCGGCGTCGCCTGGCGGTCCCGGAAGCGGGGCAGCGGCCCCCGCCCCTGGAAGAACACCACCGTCCAGCTGCCCACCCCCGGCCAGTGGACCCGCCCCTTCGGGCTGCTCCGGCCCGCCGACGAGATCGGCATGCTCGCCCGCCGCTACATGCACGAGTACGGCGCCACCCGCGACCACCTCTTCAACGTGGCCCTGGCCTGCCGCAACCGCGCCAACCAGAACCCCGCCGCGATCATGTACGAACGCCCGCTGACCCGCGAGATGTACATGACCTCCCGCTGGATCAGCGAACCCCTCTGCCTCTTCGACAACTGCCTGGAGACCGACGGGGCACTGGCCTGCGTCATCGTCTCCGCCGAGCGGGCCCGCGACTGCCGGCAGAAGCCGGTGTACGTCCACTCCGCCGCCCAGGGCCTGCCCGCCCAGCACCACGGCATGGTCAACTACTGGAACGACGACCCGCTCTCCGGACCTGCCTGGACCGCCGCCCGCCACCTCTGGAAGCAGGCCGACTTCGGCCCCCAGGACGTCGACGTCGCCCAGATCTACGACGCCTTCACCCCGCTCGTGCCGCTCTCCCTGGAGGGCTACGGCTTCTGCGGCCGCGGCGAGGGCGCCGCCTTCACCGAGGGCGGCGCCCTGGAGATCGGCGGCCGGCTGCCCCTCAACACCGGCGGGGGCGGGCTCAGCGAGGCCTACGTCCACGGCTTCAACCTCATCAACGAGGGCGTGAAGCAACTCCGCGGCACCTCCACCGCCCAAGTCCCCGACGCCGCCACCTGCCTCGTCACGGCGGGCGAGGGCGTCCCCACGTCCGCCGTCCTGCTGCGCGCCTGA
- a CDS encoding FadD3 family acyl-CoA ligase, producing the protein MRGDLEWGTIPGLVRAAAERYGAREAVVDGRNRVSYAELGERVERAAAACLATGIRVGDRVAVWAPNTLDWIVSALGAVTAGAVLVPLNTRFKGTEAAYVLQRSRARLLFVTGTFLGTSYVASLRRSGVALPDLERVVVLGDTAPEEWTTWKEFLAEGDTVPAARVHERAAAVDPAAPSDIIYTSGTTGRPKGAVISHAQSLRCYAIWSELAGLREGDRYLVVNPFFHTFGYKAGILACLMRGAVIVPQPVFTVDTVLANIAAERVTVLPGPPTLHQSLLDHPARGSHDLSTLRLVVTGAAVVPLRLVERLRTELGVGTVLTAYGLSEASGIVTMCRREDPAETVATTSGRAIPGTEVRVSATGEVLVRGHHVMSGYFEDAAETAAAVDEEGWLHTGDIGVLDERGNLRITDRLKDMFIVGGFNAYPAEIEQLLGLHPDIADVAVIGIPDPRLGEVGKAFAVRRPGARVTADDLIAWSRREMANFKVPREVEFVTELPRNASGKVVKGELRARR; encoded by the coding sequence ATGCGCGGCGACCTGGAGTGGGGCACGATCCCCGGTCTCGTCCGAGCGGCCGCCGAGCGGTACGGCGCGCGGGAGGCCGTCGTCGACGGCCGCAACCGCGTCAGCTACGCCGAACTCGGCGAACGCGTCGAACGGGCCGCGGCCGCCTGTCTCGCCACCGGCATACGCGTGGGGGACCGGGTCGCGGTCTGGGCCCCCAACACCCTCGACTGGATCGTCTCCGCGCTCGGCGCCGTCACCGCCGGCGCCGTCCTCGTCCCGCTGAACACCCGCTTCAAGGGCACCGAGGCGGCGTACGTCCTCCAGCGCTCCCGCGCCCGGCTGCTCTTCGTCACCGGCACGTTCCTCGGCACCTCCTACGTGGCCTCCCTGCGCCGCTCCGGGGTCGCGCTCCCGGACCTGGAGCGGGTCGTGGTCCTCGGCGACACCGCGCCCGAGGAGTGGACGACCTGGAAGGAGTTCCTGGCGGAGGGCGACACCGTCCCGGCGGCCCGGGTCCACGAGCGGGCCGCCGCCGTCGACCCCGCGGCCCCCTCGGACATCATCTACACCTCCGGCACCACAGGCCGCCCCAAGGGCGCCGTCATCAGCCACGCCCAGAGCCTGCGCTGCTACGCGATCTGGTCCGAGCTGGCGGGGCTGCGCGAGGGGGACCGCTATCTCGTGGTCAACCCCTTCTTCCACACCTTCGGCTACAAGGCCGGGATCCTCGCCTGCCTGATGCGGGGCGCGGTGATCGTCCCCCAGCCGGTCTTCACGGTCGACACGGTCCTCGCCAACATCGCCGCCGAACGCGTCACCGTCCTCCCCGGCCCGCCCACCCTCCACCAGTCCCTCCTGGACCACCCGGCCCGCGGGAGCCACGACCTCTCCACCCTCCGCCTCGTCGTGACGGGCGCGGCGGTCGTCCCCCTCCGTCTCGTCGAGCGCCTCCGCACGGAGCTGGGCGTCGGCACGGTCCTCACGGCGTACGGCCTCTCCGAGGCGAGCGGCATCGTCACGATGTGCCGCCGGGAGGATCCGGCCGAGACGGTGGCCACCACCTCGGGCCGGGCGATCCCCGGCACGGAGGTACGGGTCTCGGCGACGGGCGAGGTCCTGGTCCGCGGCCACCACGTGATGAGCGGCTACTTCGAGGACGCGGCGGAGACGGCCGCGGCGGTCGACGAGGAGGGCTGGCTCCACACGGGAGACATCGGTGTCCTCGACGAGCGGGGGAACCTGCGCATCACCGACCGCCTCAAGGACATGTTCATCGTGGGCGGCTTCAACGCCTATCCGGCCGAGATCGAGCAACTCCTGGGCCTCCACCCGGACATCGCGGACGTCGCCGTCATCGGCATCCCGGACCCGAGGCTGGGGGAGGTGGGCAAGGCGTTCGCGGTCCGCAGGCCGGGCGCGAGGGTCACGGCGGACGACCTGATCGCCTGGTCGCGGCGGGAGATGGCGAACTTCAAGGTGCCGAGGGAGGTCGAGTTCGTGACGGAGCTGCCGAGGAACGCGAGTGGGAAGGTGGTGAAGGGAGAGCTGAGGGCCAGGCGCTGA
- a CDS encoding Zn-ribbon domain-containing OB-fold protein encodes MLTPVTDEDGAPFWEYAARGELRVQSCADCGELRFPPRPCCPHCQSFASEWRPMSGRGRIWSYVLPHPPLLPEYAAQAPYNAVIVELADAPRIRLVGNVVAAPEAPLNSVDPSRLRIGAPVRVAFAEIDGVVVPRWLLERG; translated from the coding sequence ATGCTGACCCCCGTCACCGACGAGGACGGCGCCCCCTTCTGGGAGTACGCCGCCCGGGGCGAACTGCGCGTCCAGAGCTGCGCCGACTGCGGCGAGCTGCGCTTCCCGCCCCGCCCCTGCTGCCCGCACTGCCAGTCGTTCGCGAGCGAGTGGCGCCCGATGTCCGGCCGCGGCCGGATCTGGTCCTATGTGCTCCCCCACCCGCCCCTCCTGCCCGAGTACGCCGCCCAGGCCCCGTACAACGCGGTGATCGTCGAACTCGCCGACGCCCCGCGCATCCGCCTCGTCGGCAATGTGGTCGCCGCCCCGGAGGCACCCCTGAACTCGGTCGACCCGAGCCGGCTCCGGATCGGCGCCCCGGTCCGGGTGGCCTTCGCCGAGATCGACGGCGTCGTCGTCCCGCGCTGGCTCCTGGAGCGCGGATGA
- a CDS encoding amidohydrolase family protein, protein METFPKIISVDDHTVEPPHVWRDRLPSRYHGTGPRIVRAPLKEMTFLGGKFAPVMGARGDEGPIGDWWVYEDLHRPLTRLDTAVGYDRDEIRLEVITYEQMRPGSHSVPERLADMDVNHVQSALCFPTFPRFCGQTFTEAGDRELGLLCVRAYNDWMVEEWCGPEARGRLIPLTLIPLWDPELAAAEVRRNAARGVRAVAFSEIPPHLGLPSVHTDHWDPFFRACDETGTVIAMHIGSSSRMPSTSADAPPAVGSTITFANCCFSMVDWLMSGKFERFPNLRIMYAEGQIGWIPYILERADVVWEENRGWGGVAEKVLRPPSELFAGHVFGCFFDDAFGLRNLDAIGAGNVLYETDYPHSDSTWPKSREVGEAQMGHLAPDVVERIVRGNAIDLLGLTEDGLWRP, encoded by the coding sequence ATGGAGACCTTCCCGAAGATCATCTCGGTGGACGACCACACCGTGGAGCCCCCGCACGTCTGGCGGGACCGGCTCCCGTCCCGGTACCACGGCACCGGACCCCGGATCGTCCGCGCCCCGCTCAAGGAAATGACCTTCCTCGGCGGGAAGTTCGCCCCCGTCATGGGGGCCAGGGGGGACGAGGGCCCGATCGGCGACTGGTGGGTCTACGAGGACCTGCACCGTCCCCTCACCCGCCTCGACACCGCCGTCGGCTACGACCGTGACGAGATACGGCTCGAAGTCATCACGTACGAGCAGATGCGGCCCGGCTCCCACTCGGTCCCCGAGCGGCTCGCCGACATGGACGTCAACCACGTCCAGTCCGCGCTCTGCTTCCCGACCTTCCCCCGCTTCTGCGGGCAGACCTTCACCGAGGCGGGCGACCGCGAGCTGGGGCTGCTCTGCGTCCGGGCGTACAACGACTGGATGGTCGAGGAGTGGTGCGGGCCCGAGGCCCGCGGGCGGCTCATCCCGCTCACCCTCATCCCGCTCTGGGACCCGGAGCTGGCCGCCGCCGAGGTGCGCCGGAACGCCGCACGCGGGGTGCGGGCCGTCGCGTTCTCCGAGATCCCGCCGCACCTCGGGCTCCCCTCCGTGCACACCGACCACTGGGATCCCTTCTTCCGGGCCTGCGACGAGACCGGCACGGTCATCGCGATGCACATCGGCTCGTCCAGCCGGATGCCGTCGACCTCCGCCGACGCCCCGCCGGCCGTCGGCTCCACCATCACCTTCGCCAACTGCTGCTTCTCGATGGTCGACTGGCTGATGAGCGGCAAGTTCGAGCGCTTCCCGAACCTGAGGATCATGTACGCGGAGGGGCAGATCGGCTGGATCCCCTACATCCTGGAGCGCGCCGATGTGGTCTGGGAGGAGAACCGGGGCTGGGGCGGGGTCGCCGAGAAGGTGCTGCGCCCGCCGTCCGAGCTCTTCGCCGGACACGTCTTCGGCTGCTTCTTCGACGACGCGTTCGGCCTGAGGAACCTCGACGCGATCGGGGCCGGGAACGTCCTGTACGAGACGGACTACCCGCACTCGGACTCCACCTGGCCCAAGTCCAGGGAGGTCGGCGAGGCGCAGATGGGGCACCTGGCCCCGGACGTCGTCGAGCGCATCGTCCGCGGCAACGCGATCGACCTGCTCGGGCTGACGGAGGACGGTCTCTGGCGGCCGTGA
- a CDS encoding LppU/SCO3897 family protein, translating to MSSPAPSEIPLTLTPQQAAQGVIITVTLPTGPAHLSVRPCRHGELVAARLGEGTVYLRITVAGGQKKGGVLGCLIPLAVIGALIGGSYLLGDDKDDRAGSTGPGPIPTFSYPAPPTFDVDGDPTGAATPTEREPDPYEKGTCLNGSLPDSSTAQSVSGVDEVPCSASDAHYRVIQTFPFTSDMNRCNANPQTQYAFSHRYTMNGRTVNEYVYCLVGLGSYAR from the coding sequence GTGTCCTCGCCAGCGCCTTCCGAGATCCCCCTCACCCTGACCCCGCAGCAGGCGGCCCAGGGCGTGATCATCACCGTCACACTGCCGACCGGCCCCGCCCACCTCAGCGTCCGCCCCTGTCGTCACGGCGAACTCGTCGCCGCACGGCTGGGCGAAGGCACGGTGTACCTCCGCATCACCGTCGCCGGCGGACAGAAGAAGGGCGGCGTCCTCGGCTGCCTGATCCCGCTCGCCGTGATCGGCGCGCTCATCGGCGGCTCGTACCTCCTGGGCGACGACAAGGACGACCGGGCGGGCTCGACGGGCCCCGGCCCGATCCCGACGTTCTCCTACCCGGCCCCGCCCACCTTCGACGTGGACGGCGACCCGACGGGGGCCGCCACCCCCACGGAGAGGGAACCCGACCCGTACGAGAAGGGCACCTGCCTCAACGGCTCGCTCCCCGACTCGTCGACGGCGCAGTCGGTCAGCGGCGTCGACGAGGTCCCGTGCTCGGCGTCCGACGCGCACTACAGGGTGATCCAGACGTTCCCGTTCACCTCCGACATGAACCGCTGCAACGCCAACCCCCAGACGCAGTACGCCTTCTCGCACCGCTACACGATGAACGGCAGGACGGTCAACGAGTACGTCTACTGCCTGGTCGGCCTCGGCTCCTACGCCCGCTGA
- a CDS encoding AfsR/SARP family transcriptional regulator, whose product MDRENGPRVPAQRAPRTGADAGTGLDPDEGGRGRSDADAQAVTGRDGAGTDHEPAPHAAEPAAGLLRFAVLGPVRAWRDGEPVPTGSPQQRALLAALLLRGGRTATASELIDALWGEESPSQALAAVRTYASRLRKALGPKVLVSESGGYALRTSAAALDVATAQELGAEAEKLRAGGDRAGARDRLAEALDLWDGEVLASVPGPYAETQRTRLEEWRLTLLETRLDIDLEVGAHAEAVSELTALTAAHPLRERLRELLMLALYRSGRQAEALAVYADTRRLLADELGVDPAPELSRLQQRILQADAELARPVEEAAPAAAPVSRPAQLPATVPDFTGRAAFVQELGARLATAEGHVMAVSALAGIGGVGKTTLAVHVAHEARPHFPDGQLYVDLQGAGSRAAAPETVLGSFLRALGTPDTAIPDSLDDRAALYRSTLDGRRVLVLLDNARDAAQIRPLLPGTAGCAALVTSRIRMVDLAGAHLVDLDVMSPEEALQLFTRIVGAERVQSEREAALDVVAACGFLPLAIRIAASRLAARRTWTVSVLAAKLADERRRLDELQAGDLAVKATFELGYGQLEPAQARAFRLLGLADGPDISLAAAAAVLDLPLWDTEDLLEALVDTSLLESAAPGRYRYHDLVRLYARACADRDEQPPAGKEAALSRLLDFYLSTAARVYAIERPGDRLVDHLEPTTHEGLTFTERHAAQDWLYAEANCLLATVRQSASAPGTLRRAVDLLWASLDLAESGANSREYETVATTLRDAAAQASDTRAEGRAALTLTYVQHVAGRFDEADGEAHRAMDLAAATDDALPLCWAANALGIMALYRGRNDDGERFLTQATTAFRACDDEAGEASALCNLSRIHLAMGQTDIAVELAQRGTEMYDAMGHALKGANGRYALGLALTQGGRLDEAATRLGEALSVFRDSRQRLWEGMSLFRIAEVDIAARRYAQAASHSEQALVILRGVGGEWRRGQALVVLGRALSGIGQHGRARVCWQEALDIFVELGSAEESDVRALLRETAAA is encoded by the coding sequence ATGGACCGTGAGAACGGGCCTCGGGTTCCGGCGCAACGGGCTCCGAGGACGGGCGCGGACGCCGGCACGGGCCTGGACCCCGACGAGGGAGGTCGCGGACGGTCGGACGCGGACGCGCAGGCCGTCACGGGCCGGGACGGGGCCGGAACGGACCACGAGCCCGCTCCCCACGCCGCCGAACCCGCCGCCGGACTCCTCCGGTTCGCCGTGCTCGGGCCCGTCCGGGCCTGGCGGGACGGGGAGCCCGTGCCCACCGGGTCGCCGCAGCAGCGGGCCCTGCTCGCCGCACTGCTCCTCCGGGGCGGACGTACCGCCACCGCCTCCGAGCTGATCGACGCCCTCTGGGGCGAGGAGTCCCCCTCGCAGGCCCTCGCGGCCGTACGGACGTACGCCTCCCGGCTCCGCAAGGCGCTCGGCCCGAAGGTCCTCGTCAGCGAGTCCGGCGGCTACGCCCTGCGCACCTCCGCCGCCGCCCTTGACGTCGCCACCGCGCAGGAACTCGGCGCCGAGGCCGAGAAGCTGCGGGCCGGCGGCGACCGGGCGGGCGCCCGCGACCGGCTCGCGGAGGCGCTGGACCTGTGGGACGGCGAGGTGCTGGCCTCCGTACCGGGGCCGTACGCCGAGACGCAGCGGACCCGGCTGGAGGAGTGGCGGCTCACGCTCCTGGAGACCCGGCTCGACATCGACCTGGAGGTCGGCGCGCACGCGGAGGCCGTGTCCGAGCTGACCGCGCTCACCGCCGCCCACCCGCTGCGGGAGCGGCTCCGCGAACTGCTGATGCTCGCCCTCTACCGGAGCGGACGGCAGGCCGAGGCGCTCGCGGTGTACGCGGACACGCGCCGGCTGCTCGCCGACGAGCTGGGCGTGGACCCCGCTCCCGAGCTCTCCCGGCTCCAGCAGCGCATCCTGCAGGCCGACGCCGAACTCGCCCGCCCGGTCGAGGAGGCCGCCCCGGCCGCCGCACCCGTCTCCCGTCCCGCGCAGCTCCCCGCGACGGTCCCGGACTTCACGGGCCGGGCGGCGTTCGTACAGGAACTGGGCGCCCGGCTCGCCACCGCCGAAGGCCATGTCATGGCCGTGTCGGCGCTGGCCGGCATCGGCGGGGTCGGCAAGACGACGCTGGCCGTGCACGTCGCGCACGAGGCGCGGCCGCACTTCCCGGACGGGCAGCTGTACGTGGACCTCCAGGGGGCGGGGTCCCGCGCGGCCGCGCCCGAGACGGTCCTCGGCTCCTTCCTCCGGGCCCTCGGCACCCCGGACACGGCCATTCCGGACTCGCTCGACGACCGGGCGGCGCTGTACCGCTCGACGCTGGACGGGCGCCGGGTCCTGGTCCTCCTGGACAACGCGCGGGACGCCGCCCAGATCCGTCCGCTGCTGCCGGGGACGGCGGGCTGCGCGGCACTGGTGACGAGCCGGATCCGGATGGTCGACCTGGCCGGGGCCCATCTGGTGGACCTGGACGTGATGTCCCCGGAGGAGGCGCTCCAGCTGTTCACGCGGATCGTGGGTGCGGAGCGGGTCCAGTCGGAACGCGAGGCGGCCCTCGACGTGGTGGCGGCCTGCGGCTTCCTGCCCCTGGCGATCCGGATCGCGGCCTCACGGCTGGCGGCCCGCCGGACGTGGACGGTGTCGGTCCTGGCGGCGAAGCTGGCGGACGAGCGACGGCGCCTGGACGAGCTCCAGGCGGGCGACCTGGCGGTGAAGGCGACCTTCGAACTCGGCTACGGACAGCTGGAGCCGGCGCAGGCGCGCGCGTTCCGGCTGCTGGGTCTGGCGGACGGCCCGGACATCTCGCTCGCGGCGGCCGCAGCAGTCCTGGACCTCCCCCTCTGGGACACGGAGGACCTTCTGGAGGCGCTGGTCGACACGTCCCTCCTGGAGTCGGCGGCACCCGGCCGCTACCGCTACCACGACCTGGTGCGGCTCTACGCGCGTGCGTGCGCGGACCGCGACGAACAGCCACCGGCGGGGAAGGAGGCGGCCCTCTCCCGCCTCCTGGACTTCTATCTGTCGACGGCGGCGCGGGTGTACGCGATCGAGCGCCCGGGCGACCGTCTCGTCGACCACCTGGAACCCACCACCCACGAGGGCCTGACCTTCACCGAGCGACACGCGGCCCAGGACTGGCTCTACGCGGAGGCGAACTGCCTCCTGGCCACGGTGCGCCAGTCGGCATCCGCCCCGGGGACCCTCCGCCGGGCGGTCGACCTGCTCTGGGCGTCACTGGACCTGGCGGAGTCGGGCGCGAACTCCCGCGAGTACGAGACGGTGGCGACGACGCTGCGGGACGCCGCGGCGCAGGCCTCGGACACCCGCGCGGAGGGCCGGGCGGCGCTGACGCTGACGTACGTCCAGCACGTGGCCGGCCGCTTCGACGAGGCCGACGGCGAGGCGCACCGGGCGATGGATCTCGCGGCCGCGACGGACGACGCCCTTCCGCTGTGCTGGGCCGCCAACGCGCTGGGCATCATGGCCCTGTACCGGGGACGCAACGACGACGGGGAACGCTTCCTGACCCAGGCGACGACGGCGTTCCGCGCCTGCGACGACGAGGCCGGCGAGGCCAGTGCGCTGTGCAACCTCTCGCGGATCCATCTCGCGATGGGGCAGACGGACATCGCCGTCGAACTCGCCCAGCGGGGAACCGAGATGTACGACGCGATGGGCCACGCCCTCAAGGGCGCCAACGGCCGCTACGCGCTGGGGCTCGCGCTGACCCAGGGCGGCCGGCTCGACGAGGCGGCGACCCGTCTCGGTGAGGCGCTGAGCGTCTTCCGGGACAGCAGGCAGCGGCTCTGGGAGGGCATGTCCCTCTTCCGGATCGCCGAGGTGGACATCGCCGCCCGCCGGTACGCCCAGGCGGCGTCCCACTCGGAGCAGGCCCTGGTCATCCTCCGGGGCGTCGGAGGCGAGTGGCGCCGCGGGCAGGCACTCGTCGTGCTGGGCCGCGCGCTGTCCGGCATAGGGCAGCACGGCCGGGCGCGGGTCTGCTGGCAGGAGGCGCTCGACATCTTCGTGGAGCTCGGCTCGGCGGAGGAGTCCGACGTCCGCGCCCTGCTGCGGGAGACCGCGGCCGCCTGA